One Triplophysa rosa linkage group LG9, Trosa_1v2, whole genome shotgun sequence genomic window carries:
- the LOC130559239 gene encoding uncharacterized protein C10orf105-like translates to MDVFSNQSHPSSNLSLPISPTSPPLDLYYPLPTIIIIIACLFVLFAGCVIFLAVGCSPGGSWGVDGDCGLGDGLSSGHALSSEPQLKFWKRLGSMRQSFSSTPTFRRPVQPRAAQCRKQSVLAVPAGSKRNDSHTYIAIPSLLQYATEI, encoded by the coding sequence ATGGACGTCTTCTCCAACCAATCTCACCCTTCCTCCAATCTCTCACTTCCCATCTCCCCAACTTCTCCACCTCTGGATCTCTATTACCCCCTCCcgaccatcatcatcatcatcgcgTGTCTCTTCGTGCTGTTCGCGGGCTGCGTGATCTTTCTCGCCGTGGGCTGTTCTCCCGGAGGATCCTGGGGTGTGGACGGAGACTGTGGCCTGGGAGACGGCCTCTCGAGTGGACACGCTCTGTCCAGCGAGCCCCAGCTGAAGTTCTGGAAGCGTTTGGGTTCGATGAGGCAGTCGTTCTCTTCCACGCCGACGTTCAGGCGACCTGTTCAGCCACGTGCGGCCCAGTGCAGAAAGCAATCGGTGTTGGCGGTACCGGCGGGGTCGAAGAGAAATGACTCGCATACGTATATCGCTATACCCTCTCTGCTGCAGTATGCAACAGAGATTTAA